The Daphnia pulex isolate KAP4 chromosome 3, ASM2113471v1 genome includes a region encoding these proteins:
- the LOC124191449 gene encoding major facilitator superfamily domain-containing protein 6-like isoform X3 translates to MLDVKINRKLLPIKSHYFLFNAGTAPLMPYIPTYAKQLGIPSSGVGIMYAIFPFVGLIAKPSFGALADKFKKGKLIFILSIIFTAIFFGCIAFIPAHTTDAFMDLECNSGETRLKTCNVTDGCALDKIEMEFQGKEIMECKLVCYDPNYSFLEQICNDGNISESCFSNQTHIEMTTYSNISDSTFEQTCLYFPVKHIYFNGTDIENPQCNGASGIKCSVDCNSSTVMDYIQNAIIEQIAEPYYKTIQFQLLFFLMAGAWAAQAVVVCLSDAICFNLLGDKPHNYGAQRLWGAVGWGLMAIIAGYLIDLASAGQLQKDYTPSFYLVVIILAINAVSVIKIKVDYHQEPYQIKKILILFKNVRVVLFLFSCITFGICIGIVWQFQLWFLEDLASAQGCDSLQWIKLLQGLAMGVQCFLGEAPFLFLSGRILKKFGHVHTMTMILLVMGIRLLAYSYLVNPWYTLPIDLLNGLTLGVYWSTMASYANLIAPPEATSTLQGIFGALFEGIGTSIGSLFGGFIYESYGGAIMFRSFGIYALVYGAIYSLSHFAMDFNKRKSSDTKHSMDDKEHENSVKGKEGQPVNTTAP, encoded by the exons ATGTTGGacgtaaaaataaatcgaaaattgTTGCCGATTAAGtcgcattatttcctttttaatgCCG gaaCTGCTCCCTTAATGCCATATATTCCAACATATGCTAAACAACTTGGAATCCCCTCTTCTGGTGTTGGAATAAT GTATGCTATCTTTCCTTTTGTGGGACTGATAGCGAAACCATCTTTCGGGGCTTTGGctgacaaatttaaaaaggggaaattaatatttattttatccatTATTTTTACTGCCATCTTCTTTGGCTGTATTGCTTTCATACCTGCACATACCACTGATGCTTTCATGGACTTGGAGTGTAACAGTGGGGAAACTCGTTTGAAAACATGTAATGTTACTGATGGCTGTGCCTTAGATAAAATCGAAATGGAGTTTCAGGGCAAAGAAATTATGGAGTGTAAGCTAGTGTGTTATGACCCCAACTATTCATTTCTGGAACAAATTTGCAATGATGGGAACATAagtgaaagttgtttttccaatcaaaCTCATATAGAGATGACAACATATTCTAATATTAGTGATAGTACTTTTGAACAAACTTGTCTATATTTCCCTGTCAaacatatttatttcaatGGAACTGACATAGAAAACCCACAATGTAATGGAGCATCAGGTATCAAGTGTTCTGTTGATTGCAACAGTTCAACAGTCATGGATTACATTCAGAATGCTATCATTGAACAGATAGCTGAACCGTATTATAAAACCATTCAATTCCAATTGCTATTTTTTCTAATGGCTGGTGCATGGGCAGCACAAGCTGTAGTTGTCTGTCTTTCTGATGCAATTTGCTTCAATCTTCTGG GAGACAAGCCTCACAACTAT GGAGCGCAAAGGTTGTGGGGAGCTGTCGGATGGGGACTTATGGCGATTATCGCTGGGTACTTGATTGATCTCGCAAGTGCTGGGCAGCTTCAAAAAGATTATACACCCAGCTTCTATTTGGTTGTCATTATTCTTGCCATAAATGCCGTATCCGTTATCAAAATCAAG GTTGACTACCACCAAGAGCcttatcaaatcaaaaaaattcttattctcTTCAAAAATGTCAGAGTTGTGCTTTTCCTGTTTAGTTGCATCACTTTTGGCATATGTATCGGAATAGTATGGCAATTTCAGTTATG GTTTTTAGAGGACTTGGCATCTGCTCAAGGTTGTGATTCGTTGCAGTGGATCAAGTTACTACAAGGGTTAGCCATGGGTGTCCAGTGCTTTCTCGGGGAGGctccctttctctttttatcag gaagaattttgaaaaaatttggtcACGTTCATACAATGACGATGATCTTATTAGTCATGGGCATTCGACTTTTAGCCTACTCGTATCTGGTCAATCCCTGGTACACGTTGCCTATTGATTTACTAAATGGATTAACGTTAGGTGTATATTGGTCCACG ATGGCATCATATGCGAATTTGATCGCGCCACCTGAAGCTACCAGTACACTTCAGGGGATATTTGGTGCGCTATTTGAAGGAATAG GTACTTCGATTGGCAGCTTGTTTGGTGGGTTCATCTATGAAAGTTATGGAGGCGCTATTATGTTCCGTTCATTTGGAATCTATGCCTTAGTCTACGGAGCCATTTACTCATTAAGTCATTTTGCCATGGACTTCAACAAAAGGAAATCTTCGGACACTAAAC attcgatGGATGACAAAGAGCATGAGAATTCAGTTAAAG
- the LOC124191449 gene encoding major facilitator superfamily domain-containing protein 6-like isoform X4, whose translation MLDVKINRKLLPIKSHYFLFNAGTAPLMPYIPTYAKQLGIPSSGVGIMYAIFPFVGLIAKPSFGALADKFKKGKLIFILSIIFTAIFFGCIAFIPAHTTDAFMDLECNSGETRLKTCNVTDGCALDKIEMEFQGKEIMECKLVCYDPNYSFLEQICNDGNISESCFSNQTHIEMTTYSNISDSTFEQTCLYFPVKHIYFNGTDIENPQCNGASGIKCSVDCNSSTVMDYIQNAIIEQIAEPYYKTIQFQLLFFLMAGAWAAQAVVVCLSDAICFNLLGDKPHNYGAQRLWGAVGWGLMAIIAGYLIDLASAGQLQKDYTPSFYLVVIILAINAVSVIKIKVDYHQEPYQIKKILILFKNVRVVLFLFSCITFGICIGIVWQFQLWFLEDLASAQGCDSLQWIKLLQGLAMGVQCFLGEAPFLFLSGRILKKFGHVHTMTMILLVMGIRLLAYSYLVNPWYTLPIDLLNGLTLGVYWSTMASYANLIAPPEATSTLQGIFGALFEGIGTSIGSLFGGFIYESYGGAIMFRSFGIYALVYGAIYSLSHFAMDFNKRKSSDTKHFSNGGRVLSNYGSLVTGNTHSN comes from the exons ATGTTGGacgtaaaaataaatcgaaaattgTTGCCGATTAAGtcgcattatttcctttttaatgCCG gaaCTGCTCCCTTAATGCCATATATTCCAACATATGCTAAACAACTTGGAATCCCCTCTTCTGGTGTTGGAATAAT GTATGCTATCTTTCCTTTTGTGGGACTGATAGCGAAACCATCTTTCGGGGCTTTGGctgacaaatttaaaaaggggaaattaatatttattttatccatTATTTTTACTGCCATCTTCTTTGGCTGTATTGCTTTCATACCTGCACATACCACTGATGCTTTCATGGACTTGGAGTGTAACAGTGGGGAAACTCGTTTGAAAACATGTAATGTTACTGATGGCTGTGCCTTAGATAAAATCGAAATGGAGTTTCAGGGCAAAGAAATTATGGAGTGTAAGCTAGTGTGTTATGACCCCAACTATTCATTTCTGGAACAAATTTGCAATGATGGGAACATAagtgaaagttgtttttccaatcaaaCTCATATAGAGATGACAACATATTCTAATATTAGTGATAGTACTTTTGAACAAACTTGTCTATATTTCCCTGTCAaacatatttatttcaatGGAACTGACATAGAAAACCCACAATGTAATGGAGCATCAGGTATCAAGTGTTCTGTTGATTGCAACAGTTCAACAGTCATGGATTACATTCAGAATGCTATCATTGAACAGATAGCTGAACCGTATTATAAAACCATTCAATTCCAATTGCTATTTTTTCTAATGGCTGGTGCATGGGCAGCACAAGCTGTAGTTGTCTGTCTTTCTGATGCAATTTGCTTCAATCTTCTGG GAGACAAGCCTCACAACTAT GGAGCGCAAAGGTTGTGGGGAGCTGTCGGATGGGGACTTATGGCGATTATCGCTGGGTACTTGATTGATCTCGCAAGTGCTGGGCAGCTTCAAAAAGATTATACACCCAGCTTCTATTTGGTTGTCATTATTCTTGCCATAAATGCCGTATCCGTTATCAAAATCAAG GTTGACTACCACCAAGAGCcttatcaaatcaaaaaaattcttattctcTTCAAAAATGTCAGAGTTGTGCTTTTCCTGTTTAGTTGCATCACTTTTGGCATATGTATCGGAATAGTATGGCAATTTCAGTTATG GTTTTTAGAGGACTTGGCATCTGCTCAAGGTTGTGATTCGTTGCAGTGGATCAAGTTACTACAAGGGTTAGCCATGGGTGTCCAGTGCTTTCTCGGGGAGGctccctttctctttttatcag gaagaattttgaaaaaatttggtcACGTTCATACAATGACGATGATCTTATTAGTCATGGGCATTCGACTTTTAGCCTACTCGTATCTGGTCAATCCCTGGTACACGTTGCCTATTGATTTACTAAATGGATTAACGTTAGGTGTATATTGGTCCACG ATGGCATCATATGCGAATTTGATCGCGCCACCTGAAGCTACCAGTACACTTCAGGGGATATTTGGTGCGCTATTTGAAGGAATAG GTACTTCGATTGGCAGCTTGTTTGGTGGGTTCATCTATGAAAGTTATGGAGGCGCTATTATGTTCCGTTCATTTGGAATCTATGCCTTAGTCTACGGAGCCATTTACTCATTAAGTCATTTTGCCATGGACTTCAACAAAAGGAAATCTTCGGACACTAAAC ATTTTTCAAACGGCGGAAGAGTTTTATCGAATTACGGATCGTTAGTTACTGGAAATACTCATTCTAATTGA
- the LOC124191449 gene encoding major facilitator superfamily domain-containing protein 6-like isoform X1 gives MLDVKINRKLLPIKSHYFLFNAGTAPLMPYIPTYAKQLGIPSSGVGIMYAIFPFVGLIAKPSFGALADKFKKGKLIFILSIIFTAIFFGCIAFIPAHTTDAFMDLECNSGETRLKTCNVTDGCALDKIEMEFQGKEIMECKLVCYDPNYSFLEQICNDGNISESCFSNQTHIEMTTYSNISDSTFEQTCLYFPVKHIYFNGTDIENPQCNGASGIKCSVDCNSSTVMDYIQNAIIEQIAEPYYKTIQFQLLFFLMAGAWAAQAVVVCLSDAICFNLLGDKPHNYGAQRLWGAVGWGLMAIIAGYLIDLASAGQLQKDYTPSFYLVVIILAINAVSVIKIKVDYHQEPYQIKKILILFKNVRVVLFLFSCITFGICIGIVWQFQLWFLEDLASAQGCDSLQWIKLLQGLAMGVQCFLGEAPFLFLSGRILKKFGHVHTMTMILLVMGIRLLAYSYLVNPWYTLPIDLLNGLTLGVYWSTMASYANLIAPPEATSTLQGIFGALFEGIGTSIGSLFGGFIYESYGGAIMFRSFGIYALVYGAIYSLSHFAMDFNKRKSSDTKHSMDDKEHENSVKDFSNGGRVLSNYGSLVTGNTHSN, from the exons ATGTTGGacgtaaaaataaatcgaaaattgTTGCCGATTAAGtcgcattatttcctttttaatgCCG gaaCTGCTCCCTTAATGCCATATATTCCAACATATGCTAAACAACTTGGAATCCCCTCTTCTGGTGTTGGAATAAT GTATGCTATCTTTCCTTTTGTGGGACTGATAGCGAAACCATCTTTCGGGGCTTTGGctgacaaatttaaaaaggggaaattaatatttattttatccatTATTTTTACTGCCATCTTCTTTGGCTGTATTGCTTTCATACCTGCACATACCACTGATGCTTTCATGGACTTGGAGTGTAACAGTGGGGAAACTCGTTTGAAAACATGTAATGTTACTGATGGCTGTGCCTTAGATAAAATCGAAATGGAGTTTCAGGGCAAAGAAATTATGGAGTGTAAGCTAGTGTGTTATGACCCCAACTATTCATTTCTGGAACAAATTTGCAATGATGGGAACATAagtgaaagttgtttttccaatcaaaCTCATATAGAGATGACAACATATTCTAATATTAGTGATAGTACTTTTGAACAAACTTGTCTATATTTCCCTGTCAaacatatttatttcaatGGAACTGACATAGAAAACCCACAATGTAATGGAGCATCAGGTATCAAGTGTTCTGTTGATTGCAACAGTTCAACAGTCATGGATTACATTCAGAATGCTATCATTGAACAGATAGCTGAACCGTATTATAAAACCATTCAATTCCAATTGCTATTTTTTCTAATGGCTGGTGCATGGGCAGCACAAGCTGTAGTTGTCTGTCTTTCTGATGCAATTTGCTTCAATCTTCTGG GAGACAAGCCTCACAACTAT GGAGCGCAAAGGTTGTGGGGAGCTGTCGGATGGGGACTTATGGCGATTATCGCTGGGTACTTGATTGATCTCGCAAGTGCTGGGCAGCTTCAAAAAGATTATACACCCAGCTTCTATTTGGTTGTCATTATTCTTGCCATAAATGCCGTATCCGTTATCAAAATCAAG GTTGACTACCACCAAGAGCcttatcaaatcaaaaaaattcttattctcTTCAAAAATGTCAGAGTTGTGCTTTTCCTGTTTAGTTGCATCACTTTTGGCATATGTATCGGAATAGTATGGCAATTTCAGTTATG GTTTTTAGAGGACTTGGCATCTGCTCAAGGTTGTGATTCGTTGCAGTGGATCAAGTTACTACAAGGGTTAGCCATGGGTGTCCAGTGCTTTCTCGGGGAGGctccctttctctttttatcag gaagaattttgaaaaaatttggtcACGTTCATACAATGACGATGATCTTATTAGTCATGGGCATTCGACTTTTAGCCTACTCGTATCTGGTCAATCCCTGGTACACGTTGCCTATTGATTTACTAAATGGATTAACGTTAGGTGTATATTGGTCCACG ATGGCATCATATGCGAATTTGATCGCGCCACCTGAAGCTACCAGTACACTTCAGGGGATATTTGGTGCGCTATTTGAAGGAATAG GTACTTCGATTGGCAGCTTGTTTGGTGGGTTCATCTATGAAAGTTATGGAGGCGCTATTATGTTCCGTTCATTTGGAATCTATGCCTTAGTCTACGGAGCCATTTACTCATTAAGTCATTTTGCCATGGACTTCAACAAAAGGAAATCTTCGGACACTAAAC attcgatGGATGACAAAGAGCATGAGAATTCAGTTAAAG ATTTTTCAAACGGCGGAAGAGTTTTATCGAATTACGGATCGTTAGTTACTGGAAATACTCATTCTAATTGA
- the LOC124191449 gene encoding major facilitator superfamily domain-containing protein 6-like isoform X2, whose amino-acid sequence MLDVKINRKLLPIKSHYFLFNAGTAPLMPYIPTYAKQLGIPSSGVGIMYAIFPFVGLIAKPSFGALADKFKKGKLIFILSIIFTAIFFGCIAFIPAHTTDAFMDLECNSGETRLKTCNVTDGCALDKIEMEFQGKEIMECKLVCYDPNYSFLEQICNDGNISESCFSNQTHIEMTTYSNISDSTFEQTCLYFPVKHIYFNGTDIENPQCNGASGIKCSVDCNSSTVMDYIQNAIIEQIAEPYYKTIQFQLLFFLMAGAWAAQAVVVCLSDAICFNLLGDKPHNYGAQRLWGAVGWGLMAIIAGYLIDLASAGQLQKDYTPSFYLVVIILAINAVSVIKIKVDYHQEPYQIKKILILFKNVRVVLFLFSCITFGICIGIVWQFQLWFLEDLASAQGCDSLQWIKLLQGLAMGVQCFLGEAPFLFLSGRILKKFGHVHTMTMILLVMGIRLLAYSYLVNPWYTLPIDLLNGLTLGVYWSTMASYANLIAPPEATSTLQGIFGALFEGIGTSIGSLFGGFIYESYGGAIMFRSFGIYALVYGAIYSLSHFAMDFNKRKSSDTKHSMDDKEHENSVKESHKQVNYQSSSSVDHLYKN is encoded by the exons ATGTTGGacgtaaaaataaatcgaaaattgTTGCCGATTAAGtcgcattatttcctttttaatgCCG gaaCTGCTCCCTTAATGCCATATATTCCAACATATGCTAAACAACTTGGAATCCCCTCTTCTGGTGTTGGAATAAT GTATGCTATCTTTCCTTTTGTGGGACTGATAGCGAAACCATCTTTCGGGGCTTTGGctgacaaatttaaaaaggggaaattaatatttattttatccatTATTTTTACTGCCATCTTCTTTGGCTGTATTGCTTTCATACCTGCACATACCACTGATGCTTTCATGGACTTGGAGTGTAACAGTGGGGAAACTCGTTTGAAAACATGTAATGTTACTGATGGCTGTGCCTTAGATAAAATCGAAATGGAGTTTCAGGGCAAAGAAATTATGGAGTGTAAGCTAGTGTGTTATGACCCCAACTATTCATTTCTGGAACAAATTTGCAATGATGGGAACATAagtgaaagttgtttttccaatcaaaCTCATATAGAGATGACAACATATTCTAATATTAGTGATAGTACTTTTGAACAAACTTGTCTATATTTCCCTGTCAaacatatttatttcaatGGAACTGACATAGAAAACCCACAATGTAATGGAGCATCAGGTATCAAGTGTTCTGTTGATTGCAACAGTTCAACAGTCATGGATTACATTCAGAATGCTATCATTGAACAGATAGCTGAACCGTATTATAAAACCATTCAATTCCAATTGCTATTTTTTCTAATGGCTGGTGCATGGGCAGCACAAGCTGTAGTTGTCTGTCTTTCTGATGCAATTTGCTTCAATCTTCTGG GAGACAAGCCTCACAACTAT GGAGCGCAAAGGTTGTGGGGAGCTGTCGGATGGGGACTTATGGCGATTATCGCTGGGTACTTGATTGATCTCGCAAGTGCTGGGCAGCTTCAAAAAGATTATACACCCAGCTTCTATTTGGTTGTCATTATTCTTGCCATAAATGCCGTATCCGTTATCAAAATCAAG GTTGACTACCACCAAGAGCcttatcaaatcaaaaaaattcttattctcTTCAAAAATGTCAGAGTTGTGCTTTTCCTGTTTAGTTGCATCACTTTTGGCATATGTATCGGAATAGTATGGCAATTTCAGTTATG GTTTTTAGAGGACTTGGCATCTGCTCAAGGTTGTGATTCGTTGCAGTGGATCAAGTTACTACAAGGGTTAGCCATGGGTGTCCAGTGCTTTCTCGGGGAGGctccctttctctttttatcag gaagaattttgaaaaaatttggtcACGTTCATACAATGACGATGATCTTATTAGTCATGGGCATTCGACTTTTAGCCTACTCGTATCTGGTCAATCCCTGGTACACGTTGCCTATTGATTTACTAAATGGATTAACGTTAGGTGTATATTGGTCCACG ATGGCATCATATGCGAATTTGATCGCGCCACCTGAAGCTACCAGTACACTTCAGGGGATATTTGGTGCGCTATTTGAAGGAATAG GTACTTCGATTGGCAGCTTGTTTGGTGGGTTCATCTATGAAAGTTATGGAGGCGCTATTATGTTCCGTTCATTTGGAATCTATGCCTTAGTCTACGGAGCCATTTACTCATTAAGTCATTTTGCCATGGACTTCAACAAAAGGAAATCTTCGGACACTAAAC attcgatGGATGACAAAGAGCATGAGAATTCAGTTAAAG AATCTCATAAACAAGTCAACTAccaaagttcttcttctgtagACCAcctttacaaaaattaa
- the LOC124191449 gene encoding major facilitator superfamily domain-containing protein 6-A-like isoform X6 codes for MEHQIAEPYYKTIQFQLLFFLMAGAWAAQAVVVCLSDAICFNLLGDKPHNYGAQRLWGAVGWGLMAIIAGYLIDLASAGQLQKDYTPSFYLVVIILAINAVSVIKIKVDYHQEPYQIKKILILFKNVRVVLFLFSCITFGICIGIVWQFQLWFLEDLASAQGCDSLQWIKLLQGLAMGVQCFLGEAPFLFLSGRILKKFGHVHTMTMILLVMGIRLLAYSYLVNPWYTLPIDLLNGLTLGVYWSTMASYANLIAPPEATSTLQGIFGALFEGIGTSIGSLFGGFIYESYGGAIMFRSFGIYALVYGAIYSLSHFAMDFNKRKSSDTKHSMDDKEHENSVKDFSNGGRVLSNYGSLVTGNTHSN; via the exons ATGGAGCATCAG ATAGCTGAACCGTATTATAAAACCATTCAATTCCAATTGCTATTTTTTCTAATGGCTGGTGCATGGGCAGCACAAGCTGTAGTTGTCTGTCTTTCTGATGCAATTTGCTTCAATCTTCTGG GAGACAAGCCTCACAACTAT GGAGCGCAAAGGTTGTGGGGAGCTGTCGGATGGGGACTTATGGCGATTATCGCTGGGTACTTGATTGATCTCGCAAGTGCTGGGCAGCTTCAAAAAGATTATACACCCAGCTTCTATTTGGTTGTCATTATTCTTGCCATAAATGCCGTATCCGTTATCAAAATCAAG GTTGACTACCACCAAGAGCcttatcaaatcaaaaaaattcttattctcTTCAAAAATGTCAGAGTTGTGCTTTTCCTGTTTAGTTGCATCACTTTTGGCATATGTATCGGAATAGTATGGCAATTTCAGTTATG GTTTTTAGAGGACTTGGCATCTGCTCAAGGTTGTGATTCGTTGCAGTGGATCAAGTTACTACAAGGGTTAGCCATGGGTGTCCAGTGCTTTCTCGGGGAGGctccctttctctttttatcag gaagaattttgaaaaaatttggtcACGTTCATACAATGACGATGATCTTATTAGTCATGGGCATTCGACTTTTAGCCTACTCGTATCTGGTCAATCCCTGGTACACGTTGCCTATTGATTTACTAAATGGATTAACGTTAGGTGTATATTGGTCCACG ATGGCATCATATGCGAATTTGATCGCGCCACCTGAAGCTACCAGTACACTTCAGGGGATATTTGGTGCGCTATTTGAAGGAATAG GTACTTCGATTGGCAGCTTGTTTGGTGGGTTCATCTATGAAAGTTATGGAGGCGCTATTATGTTCCGTTCATTTGGAATCTATGCCTTAGTCTACGGAGCCATTTACTCATTAAGTCATTTTGCCATGGACTTCAACAAAAGGAAATCTTCGGACACTAAAC attcgatGGATGACAAAGAGCATGAGAATTCAGTTAAAG ATTTTTCAAACGGCGGAAGAGTTTTATCGAATTACGGATCGTTAGTTACTGGAAATACTCATTCTAATTGA
- the LOC124191449 gene encoding major facilitator superfamily domain-containing protein 6-like isoform X5, whose product MLDVKINRKLLPIKSHYFLFNAGTAPLMPYIPTYAKQLGIPSSGVGIMYAIFPFVGLIAKPSFGALADKFKKGKLIFILSIIFTAIFFGCIAFIPAHTTDAFMDLECNSGETRLKTCNVTDGCALDKIEMEFQGKEIMECKLVCYDPNYSFLEQICNDGNISESCFSNQTHIEMTTYSNISDSTFEQTCLYFPVKHIYFNGTDIENPQCNGASGIKCSVDCNSSTVMDYIQNAIIEQIAEPYYKTIQFQLLFFLMAGAWAAQAVVVCLSDAICFNLLGDKPHNYGAQRLWGAVGWGLMAIIAGYLIDLASAGQLQKDYTPSFYLVVIILAINAVSVIKIKVDYHQEPYQIKKILILFKNVRVVLFLFSCITFGICIGIVWQFQLWFLEDLASAQGCDSLQWIKLLQGLAMGVQCFLGEAPFLFLSGRILKKFGHVHTMTMILLVMGIRLLAYSYLVNPWYTLPIDLLNGLTLGVYWSTMASYANLIAPPEATSTLQGIFGALFEGIGTSIGSLFGGFIYESYGGAIMFRSFGIYALVYGAIYSLSHFAMDFNKRKSSDTKRKEGQPVNTTAP is encoded by the exons ATGTTGGacgtaaaaataaatcgaaaattgTTGCCGATTAAGtcgcattatttcctttttaatgCCG gaaCTGCTCCCTTAATGCCATATATTCCAACATATGCTAAACAACTTGGAATCCCCTCTTCTGGTGTTGGAATAAT GTATGCTATCTTTCCTTTTGTGGGACTGATAGCGAAACCATCTTTCGGGGCTTTGGctgacaaatttaaaaaggggaaattaatatttattttatccatTATTTTTACTGCCATCTTCTTTGGCTGTATTGCTTTCATACCTGCACATACCACTGATGCTTTCATGGACTTGGAGTGTAACAGTGGGGAAACTCGTTTGAAAACATGTAATGTTACTGATGGCTGTGCCTTAGATAAAATCGAAATGGAGTTTCAGGGCAAAGAAATTATGGAGTGTAAGCTAGTGTGTTATGACCCCAACTATTCATTTCTGGAACAAATTTGCAATGATGGGAACATAagtgaaagttgtttttccaatcaaaCTCATATAGAGATGACAACATATTCTAATATTAGTGATAGTACTTTTGAACAAACTTGTCTATATTTCCCTGTCAaacatatttatttcaatGGAACTGACATAGAAAACCCACAATGTAATGGAGCATCAGGTATCAAGTGTTCTGTTGATTGCAACAGTTCAACAGTCATGGATTACATTCAGAATGCTATCATTGAACAGATAGCTGAACCGTATTATAAAACCATTCAATTCCAATTGCTATTTTTTCTAATGGCTGGTGCATGGGCAGCACAAGCTGTAGTTGTCTGTCTTTCTGATGCAATTTGCTTCAATCTTCTGG GAGACAAGCCTCACAACTAT GGAGCGCAAAGGTTGTGGGGAGCTGTCGGATGGGGACTTATGGCGATTATCGCTGGGTACTTGATTGATCTCGCAAGTGCTGGGCAGCTTCAAAAAGATTATACACCCAGCTTCTATTTGGTTGTCATTATTCTTGCCATAAATGCCGTATCCGTTATCAAAATCAAG GTTGACTACCACCAAGAGCcttatcaaatcaaaaaaattcttattctcTTCAAAAATGTCAGAGTTGTGCTTTTCCTGTTTAGTTGCATCACTTTTGGCATATGTATCGGAATAGTATGGCAATTTCAGTTATG GTTTTTAGAGGACTTGGCATCTGCTCAAGGTTGTGATTCGTTGCAGTGGATCAAGTTACTACAAGGGTTAGCCATGGGTGTCCAGTGCTTTCTCGGGGAGGctccctttctctttttatcag gaagaattttgaaaaaatttggtcACGTTCATACAATGACGATGATCTTATTAGTCATGGGCATTCGACTTTTAGCCTACTCGTATCTGGTCAATCCCTGGTACACGTTGCCTATTGATTTACTAAATGGATTAACGTTAGGTGTATATTGGTCCACG ATGGCATCATATGCGAATTTGATCGCGCCACCTGAAGCTACCAGTACACTTCAGGGGATATTTGGTGCGCTATTTGAAGGAATAG GTACTTCGATTGGCAGCTTGTTTGGTGGGTTCATCTATGAAAGTTATGGAGGCGCTATTATGTTCCGTTCATTTGGAATCTATGCCTTAGTCTACGGAGCCATTTACTCATTAAGTCATTTTGCCATGGACTTCAACAAAAGGAAATCTTCGGACACTAAAC